ACTTAGCGTACATGCTTGTCTGTGCAGCGAGAGAGTAAGATTTTTGAAGGATTTTCAGTAGGGTTCAGGGTAAAGTCAGGGATACGAACGAGTCGCTGTCAGATCCTACGGGAAAGTGTACTGGTATATTGGCGTTACGGGTCCTCCATGAGGGATGATGATCAGAAAGAATACCTGTTTGTTTAATATAACTATTGGCCGGGTGTACAGGCTATGAGACGGTGTTCAAGACATATTCTCTGATGCCAAGTACACATTTATAGCTTCTGACGCCCCAGGTCCAGCTGCATGTCATGTGAAAGTGAGCGGGCACTGACATGGAGTTGCGGGGTCTGGGGCCCAGATTGCAATGGACAGGTCTCACAGACGATCGCTCTGTTTGTAAGCTCGCATCGCGATGATTGCCGGCGTCAGCGTTTGTCGGGTCGCATCTAAGCATCAAAAGCAAGCGCATAGCTAAGTGTCTTTGTAGGACCAGGACACTGGTGTATGAAACAGCACGTGTAGCAGTTTCACCGCTGCGCTGAGACTGCCTTGAACCTCCGACAATCGAAAGCAATCTCAGACAGTCGAAGACAGTGCCATGGGTGTCGCGTCATAGCATCAGCGATCTGCGGCGTATCCCCGCTTCCAGAAGGCGTGAATAAGCTGGACAATTCAAGGTTGATCGTTTGGTTTGGGTCGTCTGGTCGCATCGCAACCgcaagagatcagcgactCCTCACTTGCATCAACTGCCGCCCCGCGGCCAGGCGAAACCTTTTTTCTCTTATAGTTGCTTTTCCTCCATCTTCTCCGAAGCAATCTACCCGCCGTTCCTTGTTAAGCAGCGAGAATTATTACCGCGTTCTGTCATCCTGGATCCTTGTCCAACTTCAGCCCCAAAGGCTCGAGCGTGCATCGTAGCGGCATCAGAAAGAACCCCCCCCCTCACAACACGACGAGTGCATAATCTAGCCAGCCTTGGCTTCCGACACTCTTCTTCCTGCAACACGCCCGCCTATTCACACTCGCTATGCACGCGCGCCAAACATCGACTGAAGAACACCGTAACAAGAGAAAGTTCCAGCCGAGCATCACAAGCTATTTTGCAGTGCGAGACCAATTCGACGATAACGAAGATCTGCGGGGCCTAGATCCGATTACCCGCCCGCGACACCACAACAACACGAGACCGGCTCAACAGAGGGAGAGACTCACCCCCGACCTTCCCGGACACGTCCAGGCCGAGCTGCTGAGCGTAGGAATGAGGGTCAGGAAGAGCGTGCCGGAAGGCTACAAGACAAACAAGATGTCTGCACTACCCTCGATCCAAACCACAATGTGGAAGCCCACCTTTGACGTCAAACCCTCGCGCGAGGAAGTACCCGACGACTATGTACACCAGCGGGAGTTGTTGCCGTTCTGTGGCCTGCACAAGATTGGTGGCTACGCTGAACAGCCAACCACCAACCCACACCTCTACGGCGTCAACGGCTTGCGACCCAGGAACTCGTTTCCCCTCCCCGCCGAAGCATTCACCCAGCCCTTCACATCTCACTCGTACTCTCGCTCCTCCCCAGACAGTGGCTACTCTATGAGCCCCTCCCGCCCACACAATCCCTCGAAACGGTCAtggcaagaagaagaggacaAGCCATTGCAATCAAACTTCCTCTTTGCCATACCGACAACACGAGGTATGGGTATGGGTGTTGAGATTGACGAGGTACCCGTCAGCCCGCTCAGCGAGACGCCACGACAGGGACTCAACATGCAACCACCGGCCCGCCAGCTTGCGCAACCCAAGTCGCGGAGGGCGGTCCAGCGAACCATCAGTGACGACGACATCGACATGGACTTTGAAAACGCAACACACATGGAGGCCCGAGTCAGCGCAGGCAGTGGCAGTGATTTCGAAGACGCCGATTTTCTTTCTGGAGAAGTGACCATGGGCGACGTTTGATTTAGTGCCATGTCTTAATCTTCTGTGACAGCAATGACTTATGAAAAAAGGGCAGGCGGGCTTTCTGTTTCTCGTTTATACTTTGCTTCTCCTCCCCTCGTCGGCTGTTAGTTACCTTTTTATCCTTCTCCCTTTTTCATAACGCGCGCTTTTTTTCTCTACCTTGCCTTCATTGGCTGACGGCGCATCATGGGTTCATGAAGAGATGTTCATGTCGGCGCGTATACCCGgttttttctttctttctcGTCTTGGGTTGGGCTCCGGAGTTTGGGTTGCTTTTGTAGTGTATACCTTCGAATTAGACCACTTTTATGATAGCCTTCTTTTTGCCAGTTTACCTTCTTAACAATATCTATCTATGTACGTGGTCTCGATTGCCTGTCTTGATATGGTGTCATCAGAGTCCACTCCCTTAGAATGCTGCCACCTTTACTCAAACCTCAGATGCCACCCAGCTCTCGAATTTCGCTCTACTGTCGGCATCCACACCATTTTCGCATCACAATCAGAACCTTCATAAGACATCCACTTTCATACTAACTGTCCAGTGCTGTTCAAAACGTCAAGTTGCAGAATAACAAATCACAACAGAAGACGATACAACGCGTGAGAATATTTGGTGCAACATCAGGGCGACAGAACATCAGGCCGTGATCTACATTACTGCTTCCAGCATTGCATGGAGTGCATCTTCCTAGTAACGCCTACGCTATGCATATATATACGTGTCAATACCTTGGAACCCCTTACCATATCTTACAAAACTCCCTGCATGTCGTTTCATACCCGGCGATCACGACGTCGACTTTGTCAGCACAAAGCCGACATTGCACTCAGGCTCCCTCAGCACTTCGAGGAAAACATCGTCATCAATGACTACGGCCATGTTGTCCACAATGTCGTCCACGTTCTCGTCACCTTCCTTCTTCGTTGTTTCCTTGAGGATCTTCGTGTCGATGTGGCGGTACTCCATCAGCATCCTCAACTTGGGTAGTTTGGCAGCCCTCCTGGCCCGGATCTTGGCTTCTTGTTCCTCCATGTTGACTTGACTCGCTTTCGTTAGTGTCGGGTAAAGATCTTCCTCCGAGTCTTCAatatcatcttcatcatccGAGACCAATTCTTCAGCGTCAACCTTGACTTCCGCTGTGCCCTGGCCGCCACACGTACAGCCTGAAATGTCATGTGTCTGACAGCCATCACGCTCATCAAGGCGAAATAAGTCCCTCAGTTCCTCCTGCGAAAATGACGATGCAGAAGCCTTGTTATCAACCACGGCATTCGCAAGCCCCATCTTCATGATTTGACGTTGGTAGATCTTCTCGTCTAGACCGCCTTGTACCAGAAACCTGTACACTTTGCATGGCAGCTTCTGACCGTCACGATGGATACGAGCCATGGCCTGCAGATCTGTAGCCGGGTTCCAATCAATATCGAAGAGTACAATGCGCGATGCGCCGATAAGATTGAGACCTACGCCTCCAGATTTGGCGGATAGGAGGAATGCAAAGGATGTGGTCTTTGGGGTCTTGTTGAACTTTTCCACCAGTGCTTGACGTTTTGAGGCAGGAGTACTACCATCAAGACGGAGGTAGGTGTACGATAGTGATACTAGGAGGCGCTCGATCATGTCAAGAGTGGTAGTATAGTTCGAGACGATGACAATCTTCTCCTCGGTAGTGGTGTAGATCCGATGTACGAGGCTGTCGAGCAGTCGCAGCTTGGCGCTTGAAGCACTTGAATTGAGGATGTTGTTCGGGATGAGCGGGAGGATGCTTTGAAGCATCTCCGATGGCGTGTCATCATTGTCCTTTGATGATTTAAGCAAGGAGGGGCTGTTGCAGATCTTCTTCAGTACGTTGATGAGCTGTAATGCGATGTCTGAGCTTCCCATGGCCAGCCTAAATGTCGGAGAATCGAGAACTGCGCGGTAGGCCTCGGCCTGGCCCTTGGTCGGCCTGCAAAAGACGATATGCTCCGTTTTTGGTGGTAGGTACTTGGAAAGCACTTCTGCCGTGCGTCGGATCATGAACTGACTTGTAAGGGAAACGAGTTCTTTCCATCGCGCCTCGCCTTTCTCCAAATCAGACTCGCTCGCATCTGGCTGACGACTGCGAATGATGGGTGCTTCAAATGTCCGCTTGAAAGCGGCGCGTTGTCCCAAGAGACCAGGATTAACAAAGTCGATAGCTGTGTAGAACTCGCCCAGATCGTTCTGTAGAGGAGTACCAGACAAGATGATGCGTCGCTCAGTGTTCAGGGACTGAATAGCAAGCATGGCCTTGTTGTTAGCCGTCTTCAGCCTATGACCCTCATCTGCAATAACGATATCAACACCACTACCCCTCTTTAGCTCTTCTTGGTAAACTCGCAGCATCTCGTACCCGACAATCAAGATATTGTAAGACTTGCCCATGGTAAAGTTGGCAATCTTCTTGTTCTTTGCATCCAGCACGTAAACACCTATCCTTTCATTGCCAAGCCACTTTTTGAACTCGCGTTTCCAGTTATCAACCAGACCAGCGGGGCAGACGATGAGGGCTTTTTTGATGACGGGAGAAGCGCCATGGATCGGATTCTGCTTCATCAGCGTCCAGAGTAGCGCGATAGTCTGCAGTGTCTTTCCCAGGCCCATCTCGTCGGCCATGATGGCGCCTTCGCCCTCGCATCGCATGCCCATAACGCATTCATAGAGAAACTGAACGCCATCGCGCTGATGTTCACGGAGATGTTTGCTGAGAACGGGGTCTACGACTACGTCGACAATCTGCTTCCCTTTCGGACAAGAGTCAGGTCGCTTCATGATTAGGGCATTCGGTGCGTGTGGATCGTGACGGGGTTGTGGTATTGAAGGGTTACGCTGAGGTATGACCGTGTTAGACAACAGAGGCGCTTTGAATAGCTGATTGCGTTGCGCGGAGGGCTTGTACTCTGGCACGTTTTCGCCATCATCAGCAGCAATGCTTTTCCTGTTGGCCTTTGATTTAGCGGATGATAGAGGCTTGTATCCCGGTTCGACGCGCTTTGACTGCTCTATCGGTGCAGGCACAGCGGTGCCCAGAAACATGCGTCCAGCAAGATAATCCGCCTTGTCAATGGAGCCCTCGACCTCAAGCTCTTTTCCACCCAGAGAGAGCGTTGAGCCCGGAAGAAGCGGTCGAGTGCACGCTCCTTTGCCCAGCTCCTTCCCAGTATCGCTATCCGTGAGGGTGGCATGGCCACCTACCACAGCGAGCACGCCGTCACCGTCCCATGTCTTGTTCTTCTTGGTTGTGTACTTTCTCCACAAAACCTTGTAGTAGTTCCCTTCCAGGCCTGGGGGCAGAAATTGTGCCGGCGCGGGGTTATTCAGCGTATTGAGGGGCTGTCGGCTTCCCGAAGAAAGTGCGTTGGATGAGATGCGTCGCTTCTTGTTGGCTGGCTCGCCGTTCCCAGTGTGATGGCGCGTGAGTGTCAGAGGCCGAAATGGCTTCATGATCTCGGAGGTTGAGGGGTGGGCGGCGTTATGTACAGTGTAGAGCAGCGGATTGCCGTCGAGGTTTCGTGATGGAGAACGTTGAGGCGACGCGCCGGGACGCGGTCGTGCGCTGTCACGTGATTACGCATCACAACCCATATACATATACGAGTATGTAGGCACTCATGTAGACGCATATGGAATGATTTGGATATTTCCAATAGTTCATGAGTAAGCACAATGAGACATAATTTTAGGAAAAATCATGTTTACAGTTTATACACGGATGCAGCGCTTCACTCTAAGCATCAGCATTGATCGTTCGCATAGGTAATGAAGTGAACATCACTCTTCAATTTTCTTGAAGAAGGCATGGCGAAATAATGATGAACTCCATGTATTGCTCTATGTCCACATTCGGGTCGACATGGTGGCCTTGAGGCGGTCACTTCTGCAACCATCCTATAGCTTCCCATGCCATTTTGGTTTGCAGAGTAATGTGGTCAAGACCGGGAACCTCGAGGAACTCGATGTTCGTCTTACGAAGATTGACCAAATCTGCAGTAGCTTTGGCAGCATCTGCTGACGTATTCAAGTCCAGGCTCCCATGGTACCACCTTATGGGGTTTGCGTTGATGTTCTGCAAGTCAAATGCCATGGTCGATTGCAAAGTCTCAGATCATTGTTGTATCCTTTACTGCCCTGCCACGCGATTTCTCTGATAGATAGAATCTCTTTCTGCTGCTTTTTACGGTCTCCTTTGGCTTTGTGAATCCTATACACTAATTCGGCATCGAAATTATATTCCAACGACCAAAATGGTACCCAGGCTACAAGCCAGCCTTGTATCTTCCATTTGATCCGTAGGGAAGTTTTGGCAAAGTCTGGATGCGTTGAGCCGCACATGGTGACTGTTTTTACTAGCCTGTT
The sequence above is a segment of the Pyrenophora tritici-repentis strain M4 chromosome 3, whole genome shotgun sequence genome. Coding sequences within it:
- a CDS encoding putative ribonucleotide reductase inhibitor protein, coding for MHARQTSTEEHRNKRKFQPSITSYFAVRDQFDDNEDLRGLDPITRPRHHNNTRPAQQRERLTPDLPGHVQAELLSVGMRVRKSVPEGYKTNKMSALPSIQTTMWKPTFDVKPSREEVPDDYVHQRELLPFCGLHKIGGYAEQPTTNPHLYGVNGLRPRNSFPLPAEAFTQPFTSHSYSRSSPDSGYSMSPSRPHNPSKRSWQEEEDKPLQSNFLFAIPTTRGMGMGVEIDEVPVSPLSETPRQGLNMQPPARQLAQPKSRRAVQRTISDDDIDMDFENATHMEARVSAGSGSDFEDADFLSGEVTMGDV
- a CDS encoding HepA, Superfamily II DNA-RNA helicase, SNF2 family — its product is MKPFRPLTLTRHHTGNGEPANKKRRISSNALSSGSRQPLNTLNNPAPAQFLPPGLEGNYYKVLWRKYTTKKNKTWDGDGVLAVVGGHATLTDSDTGKELGKGACTRPLLPGSTLSLGGKELEVEGSIDKADYLAGRMFLGTAVPAPIEQSKRVEPGYKPLSSAKSKANRKSIAADDGENVPEYKPSAQRNQLFKAPLLSNTVIPQRNPSIPQPRHDPHAPNALIMKRPDSCPKGKQIVDVVVDPVLSKHLREHQRDGVQFLYECVMGMRCEGEGAIMADEMGLGKTLQTIALLWTLMKQNPIHGASPVIKKALIVCPAGLVDNWKREFKKWLGNERIGVYVLDAKNKKIANFTMGKSYNILIVGYEMLRVYQEELKRGSGVDIVIADEGHRLKTANNKAMLAIQSLNTERRIILSGTPLQNDLGEFYTAIDFVNPGLLGQRAAFKRTFEAPIIRSRQPDASESDLEKGEARWKELVSLTSQFMIRRTAEVLSKYLPPKTEHIVFCRPTKGQAEAYRAVLDSPTFRLAMGSSDIALQLINVLKKICNSPSLLKSSKDNDDTPSEMLQSILPLIPNNILNSSASSAKLRLLDSLVHRIYTTTEEKIVIVSNYTTTLDMIERLLVSLSYTYLRLDGSTPASKRQALVEKFNKTPKTTSFAFLLSAKSGGVGLNLIGASRIVLFDIDWNPATDLQAMARIHRDGQKLPCKVYRFLVQGGLDEKIYQRQIMKMGLANAVVDNKASASSFSQEELRDLFRLDERDGCQTHDISGCTCGGQGTAEVKVDAEELVSDDEDDIEDSEEDLYPTLTKASQVNMEEQEAKIRARRAAKLPKLRMLMEYRHIDTKILKETTKKEGDENVDDIVDNMAVVIDDDVFLEVLREPECNVGFVLTKSTS